The following proteins are co-located in the Osmia lignaria lignaria isolate PbOS001 chromosome 12, iyOsmLign1, whole genome shotgun sequence genome:
- the LOC143305951 gene encoding uncharacterized protein LOC143305951, translating to MSEAKGVSVPADPHVVLCPAELKETEHLVPYREAVGSLMFLAIVTRPDIAYAVNAVSKYLNDHDESHWRAVKRIISYLVKTANMGIEYREKGSKVELTGYSDADFAGDVETRRLTTGYAFYIANGVVTWSSQRQRLVSVSTTESEYIAAATATKEAVWLRTLLKNMGHQCREPTKLYVDNQSTIRLVRNPEFHKRTKHIDVKFHFIREKSESGEIDIVFVLLGENLF from the coding sequence ATGAGCGAAGCAAAGGGGGTTTCCGTGCCGGCGGATCCTCACGTGGTCTTGTGTCCAGCAGAATTAAAAGAAACCGAGCACCTCGTACCGTACCGTGAAGCGGTTGGATCTCTAATGTTCCTCGCGATCGTAACTCGTCCAGATATCGCGTACGCGGTGAACGCGGTAAGCAAGTATCTCAATGATCATGACGAAAGTCATTGGCGGGCGGTGAAACGAATTATTTCCTATCTAGTTAAGACAGCAAACATGGGAATTGAATATCGTGAAAAAGGCTCGAAAGTAGAACTAACCGGATATTCCGACGCGGATTTCGCGGGCGACGTGGAAACGCGTAGATTGACGACCGGATATGCGTTCTATATCGCGAACGGAGTTGTCACGTGGTCGTCTCAACGGCAGAGACTAGTATCCGTCAGTACCACCGAGTCTGAGTACATCGCAGCTGCGACTGCGACAAAAGAGGCTGTGTGGCTTCGCACATTGCTAAAGAATATGGGACACCAGTGTAGAGAACCCACAAAGCTGTATGTAGATAATCAAAGCACTATTCGTCTCGTTCGAAATCCCGAATTTCATAAACGGACGAAGCATATAGATGTTAAGTTCCACTTCATTCGCGAAAAATCTGAAAGCGGTGAAATAGACATCGTATTCGTACtgttaggcgagaacctcttctag